The following proteins are co-located in the Halopelagius inordinatus genome:
- a CDS encoding polymer-forming cytoskeletal protein translates to MSLGTDPLDALEIPDGTTVEEHDLVTESDVIVGGQSTVEFGVRGRNVVAGERVRFGGDIEAEGDCRLDTWCDVAGNILVGENAYLGERVHVGGRLMVSGDLDIGDDVDIEEGFEANGWIVIRNPVPTLVFYFIVLSQLLRLDETDAADELADSLAGESDSQPLTIPRGSTVSDDAWRASTPAVVGDECRLHGNIRAQSIEIGEDNNIFGSLRARDDIVVRAGTRVHGDVTTRNGTVTVESDARILGDVSCRELELHEGAVVDGTMRARGEMRIHSADSTRDAE, encoded by the coding sequence GTGTCACTCGGTACGGACCCGCTCGATGCGCTCGAGATACCCGACGGGACGACCGTCGAGGAACACGACTTGGTGACGGAAAGCGACGTCATCGTCGGCGGACAGAGCACGGTCGAGTTCGGAGTGCGCGGACGGAACGTCGTCGCCGGCGAACGGGTGCGGTTCGGCGGCGACATAGAGGCCGAAGGCGACTGTCGATTGGACACCTGGTGCGACGTGGCCGGTAACATCCTCGTCGGCGAGAACGCCTACCTCGGCGAACGCGTTCACGTCGGCGGCCGACTGATGGTCTCGGGTGATTTAGACATCGGCGACGACGTCGACATCGAAGAGGGGTTCGAGGCCAACGGCTGGATAGTCATCCGCAACCCCGTCCCGACGCTCGTCTTTTACTTCATCGTCCTCTCGCAACTGCTCCGACTCGACGAGACGGACGCGGCGGACGAACTCGCAGATTCGCTCGCGGGCGAGAGCGACAGCCAACCGCTGACGATTCCGCGCGGGTCGACCGTCTCCGACGACGCGTGGCGCGCTTCGACCCCGGCGGTCGTCGGCGACGAATGCCGACTCCACGGCAACATCCGCGCGCAGTCTATCGAAATCGGCGAGGACAACAACATATTCGGCAGTCTCCGCGCCCGCGACGACATCGTCGTCCGGGCGGGAACGCGCGTCCACGGCGACGTGACCACTCGGAACGGGACGGTCACCGTCGAGTCGGACGCGCGCATCCTCGGCGACGTCTCCTGTCGGGAACTCGAACTCCACGAGGGCGCGGTCGTAGACGGGACGATGCGCGCCCGCGGCGAGATGCGCATCCACAGCGCGGACTCCACGCGCGACGCGGAGTGA
- a CDS encoding ribonuclease H-like domain-containing protein: MRIENSFIPVRGVGERTEQTLWAEGVLTWDEFTPEASPVGAKTGERIESFIADSLERLDDGDARYFGDVFPSGERWRLYENFREDACFFDIETTGLDASRNDVTTVSVHRGGETTTLVRGETLTAEALRDQFRDASLVVSFNGKRFDVPFLEESFDFSVDLPHVDLMYPCRRLDLTGGLKQIEKDVGIDRDRPDLSGRDAVRLWRRYERDGDDDALDTLVSYNRDDTVNLKRLMDVVAGTLHEESLGGVDGATCNLPTRDSV; the protein is encoded by the coding sequence GTGCGAATCGAGAACAGTTTCATCCCCGTCCGCGGCGTCGGCGAACGGACCGAACAGACGTTGTGGGCCGAGGGGGTACTCACGTGGGACGAGTTCACTCCGGAGGCGTCCCCCGTCGGCGCGAAGACGGGCGAACGCATCGAGTCGTTCATCGCGGACTCGTTGGAACGACTCGACGACGGCGACGCCCGGTACTTCGGCGACGTATTTCCGTCGGGCGAGCGCTGGCGACTGTACGAGAACTTCCGCGAGGACGCCTGCTTTTTCGACATCGAGACGACCGGACTCGACGCCTCGCGAAACGACGTGACCACAGTCTCCGTTCACCGCGGCGGCGAGACGACGACGCTCGTCCGCGGCGAGACGCTCACCGCAGAGGCCCTCCGCGACCAGTTCCGCGACGCGTCGCTCGTCGTCTCGTTCAACGGAAAGCGGTTCGACGTCCCCTTCCTCGAAGAGTCGTTCGACTTCTCCGTGGACCTGCCGCACGTGGACCTGATGTATCCGTGCCGGAGACTCGACCTGACGGGCGGTCTCAAGCAGATAGAGAAAGACGTCGGTATCGATCGGGACCGACCCGACCTCTCTGGTCGCGACGCGGTCAGACTCTGGCGTCGGTACGAACGCGACGGCGACGACGACGCTCTCGACACGTTGGTCTCGTACAACCGCGACGACACGGTCAACCTGAAACGCCTCATGGACGTCGTCGCCGGAACGCTTCACGAGGAATCGCTCGGCGGCGTCGACGGCGCGACGTGTAACCTTCCGACCCGCGACTCCGTCTGA
- a CDS encoding tyrosine-type recombinase/integrase: protein MAVETADGESVEDPVAYFLQDMIYHGKTERTRDAYERVLRRFEAFLRDPESNPDGARKRVEAASHRDCMAWIHSLRQSDAADSTVATYASYLHRFYAYMAQVGAFEANPMTLVMEEMDEQIETNPSRREISLPEMRRFLRDIHHPLDYALVVTLLKTGMRVGELCNLDLRDVSLADDTPLGDVSSRAQLDGRGPSLYVSAEPNAGAVANGEERTASNKRKRSTVVPVDDELEAVLARWLAVRPDVQSPADPLFVSTSGSWGRRLTPDMVHHVVERHARDVGWHRAGGNAEENVTPHYFRHFFTTHLRDRTGDRGIVKYLRGDVGGDIIDTYTHNWGDRVRETYETHIYSVF from the coding sequence ATGGCCGTTGAGACGGCCGACGGCGAGTCCGTCGAGGACCCGGTCGCGTACTTCCTCCAAGACATGATCTACCACGGGAAGACGGAGCGGACCAGGGACGCCTACGAGCGCGTTCTTCGGCGCTTCGAGGCGTTCCTCAGAGACCCCGAGTCGAACCCGGACGGCGCCCGAAAGCGCGTCGAGGCGGCGTCTCACCGCGACTGTATGGCGTGGATACACTCGCTTCGCCAGTCGGACGCCGCAGACAGCACAGTCGCGACGTACGCGTCCTACCTCCACCGCTTCTACGCGTACATGGCACAGGTCGGCGCGTTCGAGGCCAACCCGATGACGCTCGTCATGGAGGAGATGGACGAACAGATAGAGACAAACCCCTCCCGCCGGGAGATATCCCTCCCGGAGATGCGGCGGTTCCTCCGCGATATCCACCACCCCTTAGACTACGCTCTCGTCGTCACATTGCTCAAGACGGGGATGCGCGTCGGCGAACTCTGCAATCTCGACCTTCGGGACGTCTCACTCGCGGACGACACACCGCTCGGCGATGTATCGAGTCGCGCCCAACTCGACGGCCGCGGGCCGTCGCTGTACGTCTCCGCCGAACCGAACGCCGGCGCGGTAGCGAACGGCGAGGAACGGACCGCCTCGAACAAGCGAAAGCGCTCCACCGTCGTCCCCGTAGATGACGAACTGGAAGCCGTGTTAGCCCGGTGGTTGGCCGTCCGCCCGGACGTTCAATCGCCCGCAGACCCCCTGTTCGTCAGTACGTCCGGCAGTTGGGGGAGACGGCTCACGCCGGATATGGTCCACCACGTCGTCGAACGCCACGCCCGCGACGTCGGATGGCACCGCGCCGGCGGCAACGCGGAGGAGAACGTCACGCCGCACTACTTCCGGCACTTCTTCACTACCCACCTCCGGGACCGAACCGGTGACCGCGGCATCGTCAAATACCTCCGCGGCGACGTCGGCGGCGACATCATAGACACGTACACCCACAACTGGGGTGACCGAGTGCGAGAGACGTACGAGACACACATCTATTCGGTTTTTTGA
- a CDS encoding DUF5800 family protein: MTVLSFDDKGVDVEYEGTEFRLDKDLIEDATEKAYPDVTDHEVLQIVEKNPDLQGEPRRIGDIVR, encoded by the coding sequence ATGACCGTCCTTTCTTTCGACGACAAAGGGGTCGACGTCGAGTACGAGGGCACCGAGTTCCGACTCGACAAAGACCTCATCGAAGACGCCACCGAGAAGGCGTACCCGGACGTGACGGACCACGAGGTCCTCCAGATCGTCGAGAAGAACCCCGACCTCCAGGGCGAACCGCGCCGCATCGGCGACATCGTCCGGTAA
- a CDS encoding DUF4349 domain-containing protein, with product MPARRTLAVVGLAALLVLSGCGGASNGGGDGGGAPSFGAGDAERSTAAAEATASAGDGESASREALQQRALIKTGRLVVEVDDFESSRANLTESVEGYGGFVSETRTQRRGSENNSYVYGTLVLRVPSEEYESLLSDAEAEGDVVSSETSTEDVTERLVDLEARLENLRAERDRLRTLYDRANSTEDVLAVQRELSDVQGEIERLEAQKQSLERRVAYSTLTVELREPDPTPQYVRESWYDTPVLSAFLESVQGVLVVGRAIVVGFAYALPYLFAFVAPVALLGAAVWRFRHRLSR from the coding sequence ATGCCAGCAAGACGAACGCTCGCAGTCGTCGGACTCGCCGCCCTCCTCGTTCTCTCGGGGTGCGGGGGCGCGTCGAACGGCGGCGGCGACGGCGGCGGCGCACCCTCATTCGGTGCCGGCGACGCAGAGCGGAGTACGGCCGCCGCGGAGGCGACGGCGTCCGCGGGCGACGGCGAGTCGGCCTCTCGGGAAGCCCTCCAGCAACGCGCGCTGATAAAGACGGGCCGCCTCGTCGTCGAGGTTGACGACTTCGAGTCCTCGCGGGCGAACCTCACGGAGTCCGTCGAGGGCTACGGCGGGTTCGTCAGCGAGACGCGGACGCAACGCCGCGGGTCCGAGAACAACAGCTACGTCTACGGAACGCTCGTCCTCCGCGTCCCCTCCGAGGAGTACGAATCGCTCCTCTCCGACGCCGAAGCCGAGGGCGACGTCGTCTCTTCGGAGACGAGCACCGAGGACGTGACAGAGCGGTTGGTCGATCTGGAAGCCCGATTGGAGAACCTCCGGGCGGAACGCGACCGCCTCAGAACGCTGTACGACCGGGCGAACTCGACGGAGGACGTTCTGGCGGTGCAGCGAGAACTCTCGGACGTGCAGGGCGAAATCGAGCGACTGGAGGCACAGAAACAGTCGCTCGAACGCCGCGTCGCCTACTCCACGCTGACTGTCGAACTGCGAGAACCCGACCCCACGCCGCAGTACGTCCGCGAGTCGTGGTACGACACGCCCGTCCTCTCGGCGTTCCTCGAATCGGTCCAAGGCGTCCTCGTCGTCGGGCGGGCCATCGTCGTCGGGTTCGCCTACGCGCTTCCGTACCTGTTCGCGTTCGTCGCGCCCGTCGCCCTCCTCGGCGCGGCGGTGTGGCGGTTCCGACACCGACTCTCACGCTGA
- a CDS encoding ABC transporter substrate-binding protein: MARERDARRAPTRRDYVKCGGALVAGGLLAGCTGDGAEPNATQTDETTESEAATRTDEPADGSYSVTMAPMGTVEFETVPESIFTRLTHLAGMAFALGRGDDVNAMHAPDYYDALWNQFTPRLDGVSLDWSGLYSSWNPGKENLYELDSDVHLADPASLFALDGWNMDDVAEIRENVGPWFGNKFSDRNAEPPAEWAEKYQYYGLWEMFEKVAGAFREEARYEALAEVRSELLATVDENLPPAEERPTVVMAGMSDVESPYVYNVDTPGFLTAHVRPFGAVDVLGEDIDSGAQVDMETMLEADPDVILTLGGMHPDTDMAEIRRGFEEHSVGRELSAVRNGRVYAQGARYQGPILNLFQTEMTAKQLYPDRFGEWPTYEEGPYPEIAESERLFDRERVAGVVRGEF; this comes from the coding sequence ATGGCACGCGAACGCGACGCTCGGAGAGCACCGACTCGACGCGACTACGTGAAGTGCGGCGGCGCACTCGTCGCTGGCGGGTTGCTCGCGGGGTGTACGGGCGACGGAGCCGAACCGAACGCGACGCAGACAGACGAGACGACCGAGTCCGAGGCGGCGACGCGGACGGACGAACCCGCAGACGGGTCGTACTCCGTGACGATGGCACCGATGGGGACGGTCGAGTTCGAGACGGTCCCTGAGAGCATCTTCACCCGACTCACCCACCTCGCCGGGATGGCGTTCGCACTCGGTCGCGGCGACGACGTCAACGCGATGCACGCTCCGGACTACTACGACGCGCTCTGGAACCAGTTTACGCCGCGTCTCGACGGCGTCTCGCTGGATTGGTCGGGACTGTACTCCTCGTGGAATCCGGGAAAAGAGAACCTCTACGAGTTAGACAGCGACGTCCACCTCGCGGACCCCGCGAGCCTCTTCGCACTCGACGGATGGAACATGGACGACGTAGCCGAGATACGGGAGAACGTCGGCCCGTGGTTCGGTAACAAGTTCAGCGATAGAAACGCGGAACCGCCCGCAGAGTGGGCCGAGAAGTACCAGTACTACGGACTCTGGGAGATGTTCGAGAAGGTCGCGGGGGCGTTCCGCGAGGAGGCGCGCTACGAGGCCCTCGCGGAGGTTCGGAGCGAACTGCTCGCGACGGTGGACGAGAACCTTCCCCCGGCCGAGGAGCGACCGACCGTCGTGATGGCCGGGATGAGCGACGTAGAGAGTCCGTACGTCTACAACGTGGACACCCCCGGGTTCCTGACGGCGCACGTGCGCCCGTTCGGAGCGGTGGACGTACTCGGTGAGGATATCGACTCCGGCGCGCAGGTCGATATGGAGACGATGCTGGAAGCCGACCCGGACGTGATTCTCACGTTAGGCGGGATGCATCCGGACACGGACATGGCCGAGATTCGCCGCGGCTTCGAAGAACACTCGGTCGGCCGAGAACTCTCCGCGGTTCGAAACGGCCGCGTCTACGCGCAGGGGGCGCGCTATCAGGGACCGATACTGAACCTCTTCCAGACGGAGATGACCGCAAAACAGCTCTACCCCGACCGGTTCGGCGAGTGGCCGACGTACGAAGAGGGGCCGTACCCGGAGATAGCCGAGAGCGAACGCCTGTTCGACCGCGAACGGGTAGCCGGCGTCGTCCGCGGAGAGTTCTGA
- a CDS encoding twin-arginine translocation signal domain-containing protein gives MAEHTARDEEENGDHGETDDGCRLHRRDALKMSATAVAAGLTGLSMTSSAAAATERHGISFDRVVDAVDDLGLDPDGDEPIDSAIAETIEEGDTLVEFPPGEYYWKDSISEHDVRNWGIRGLGDDPTDVRFVSDEGASKHLLKTNGGNGLLVENVALDYGSDRDGSLGLVLKLDDGLRVQDVHFVGYNPIENDGAVDNLSPQALDSDGRAIVDGLVRTGPTDVRPHGENEGCIWLGDNHVGELVVRNSHIENTGTNAIYARAAPGDVKVEDSLFVNNNQASLRIGGEGSHVKNCRFVVDTDDATDENDGRFINPNSILWETGERGENGGSIEGCDFIYESVPSETTAVWIDGSAGETTIRDSRFRLDADAAAVRADDPRDPRLGETSERPWNVTLDGVSVTGSSSGSTPAISIENRDDSTIRNSCLHLTGDRHGVLFRDCDDSAIEDTNINVGGEATIFQGSDVSTSGITDSESCPVPGDSSSSGQEADAQEETEEEDTETEEEDTETEEETETETEEETETETEEETETETEEETETETATETETATETETATKTDDK, from the coding sequence ATGGCAGAACACACGGCTCGTGACGAGGAGGAAAACGGGGACCACGGAGAGACCGACGACGGTTGTCGTCTCCATCGTCGTGACGCGCTGAAGATGAGTGCAACCGCGGTCGCTGCCGGGTTGACCGGCCTGTCGATGACGAGTTCGGCGGCTGCAGCCACCGAGCGCCACGGAATCTCGTTCGACCGCGTGGTCGACGCCGTCGACGACTTGGGACTGGACCCCGACGGCGACGAACCGATCGATTCGGCGATAGCCGAGACCATAGAAGAGGGCGATACTCTCGTCGAGTTCCCGCCGGGCGAGTACTACTGGAAGGACAGCATCTCCGAACACGACGTCCGAAACTGGGGAATTCGCGGTCTGGGCGACGACCCGACCGACGTCCGGTTCGTCTCCGACGAGGGCGCCTCGAAGCATCTGCTGAAGACGAACGGAGGGAACGGCCTCCTCGTCGAGAACGTCGCTCTCGACTACGGATCCGACCGAGACGGCAGTCTCGGACTGGTACTGAAGCTAGACGACGGCCTCCGCGTACAGGACGTTCATTTCGTCGGGTACAACCCGATCGAAAACGACGGCGCCGTCGACAACCTGAGCCCGCAGGCGCTCGATTCCGACGGTCGGGCTATCGTCGATGGACTCGTCAGAACGGGCCCGACGGACGTCAGACCGCACGGCGAGAACGAGGGCTGCATCTGGCTCGGTGACAACCACGTCGGCGAGTTGGTCGTCCGGAACTCCCACATCGAGAACACCGGGACGAACGCCATCTACGCCCGCGCGGCCCCCGGAGACGTGAAAGTCGAAGACTCCCTTTTCGTCAACAACAACCAAGCGTCGCTCCGCATCGGCGGCGAGGGGAGCCACGTGAAGAACTGCCGGTTCGTCGTCGATACCGACGACGCCACAGACGAGAACGACGGCCGATTCATCAACCCGAACTCGATCCTCTGGGAGACGGGCGAAAGAGGCGAAAACGGCGGCTCCATCGAGGGGTGTGACTTCATCTACGAGTCGGTCCCCTCGGAGACGACAGCCGTCTGGATTGACGGTTCGGCGGGCGAGACGACCATCCGCGACAGCCGGTTCCGACTCGACGCCGACGCGGCGGCCGTTCGCGCCGACGACCCTCGGGACCCGCGTCTCGGAGAGACGAGCGAACGGCCGTGGAACGTCACGCTCGACGGCGTGAGCGTCACCGGGTCGTCCTCGGGGTCGACACCCGCCATCTCCATCGAGAACCGCGACGACTCGACCATCCGAAACAGTTGCCTCCATCTGACCGGGGACCGCCACGGTGTCCTCTTCCGCGACTGCGACGACAGCGCCATCGAGGATACGAATATCAACGTCGGCGGCGAAGCGACCATCTTCCAGGGATCCGACGTCTCTACGTCGGGAATCACTGACTCCGAGAGTTGCCCGGTCCCGGGCGACTCCTCGTCCTCCGGCCAGGAGGCGGACGCACAAGAAGAGACCGAAGAGGAAGACACGGAGACCGAAGAGGAAGACACGGAGACCGAAGAAGAGACCGAGACTGAGACCGAAGAAGAGACCGAGACTGAGACCGAAGAAGAGACCGAGACTGAGACCGAAGAAGAGACCGAAACCGAGACAGCGACCGAAACCGAGACAGCGACCGAAACCGAGACCGCGACCAAAACAGACGACAAGTAA
- a CDS encoding DUF5805 domain-containing protein: MSSEGEERKTVQTYVPAYQKERWVEHAERLGMSQSEFVRTMVQAGRRDFEVPDRSYGGAESDGDDPDDGRTNEFEKSVLDALSAAEHRSWDELLETLTEDVEDRLDETLQELQAENRVQYSGRHGGYTVASDSGERTDGR, from the coding sequence ATGTCGAGTGAGGGAGAAGAGCGAAAGACCGTACAGACGTACGTCCCCGCCTACCAGAAAGAACGGTGGGTCGAACACGCAGAGCGACTCGGGATGAGTCAAAGCGAGTTCGTCCGGACGATGGTCCAAGCCGGACGCCGGGACTTCGAGGTGCCGGACCGGTCGTACGGCGGCGCGGAATCGGACGGCGACGACCCTGACGACGGCCGGACCAACGAGTTCGAAAAGAGCGTCCTCGACGCTCTCTCGGCGGCCGAACACCGGTCGTGGGACGAACTCCTCGAAACGTTGACCGAGGACGTCGAAGACCGACTCGACGAGACGCTACAGGAGTTGCAGGCCGAAAACCGCGTCCAGTACAGCGGTCGACACGGCGGGTACACCGTCGCGTCCGATAGCGGAGAGAGAACCGATGGCCGTTGA
- a CDS encoding redox-regulated ATPase YchF — protein sequence MLSIALAGKPNAGKSTFYKAATQADVDVGNYPFTTIDPNRGVTHARTRCPCLDRDERCGNCEDGTRYVPVELLDVAGLVPGAHEGRGLGNQFLDALTNADVILNVVDASGGTNEEGEPVEVGTYDPVEEVDFVQEELEQWLTGIIDRNWESVERKSRSPDFDIDDALTEMLTGFGATEHDVAASLRSLDYPADPMQWEDEDRETLARDIRERTKPIVLVANKADIAPDENVERLRDTGKPVIPTTADGELALRTGAEAGIVEYDPGDEEFEIVGDVSDAQAKGLEKIRDVMAEYGGTGVQQSINTAVYDVLDVLTAYPVQNETRWTDGTGEMLPDAFLLPQGSTPRDLAYAVHSDIGDGYLHAVDARSNRRIAEEYELDEGDVIKIVSTAS from the coding sequence ATGCTCTCTATCGCGCTAGCGGGCAAACCCAACGCGGGTAAGTCCACGTTCTACAAGGCGGCCACGCAGGCGGACGTGGACGTCGGCAACTACCCCTTCACGACCATCGACCCGAACCGGGGAGTGACCCACGCCCGCACCCGGTGTCCGTGCCTCGACAGAGACGAACGCTGCGGCAACTGCGAGGACGGCACGCGGTACGTCCCCGTGGAACTGCTCGACGTGGCCGGACTCGTCCCCGGCGCGCACGAGGGCCGCGGACTCGGCAACCAGTTTTTGGACGCACTCACCAACGCGGACGTCATCCTCAACGTCGTCGACGCCTCCGGCGGCACGAACGAGGAGGGCGAACCCGTCGAAGTGGGAACGTACGACCCCGTCGAGGAAGTCGATTTCGTCCAAGAGGAGCTAGAGCAGTGGCTCACCGGCATCATCGACCGGAACTGGGAGTCCGTCGAACGGAAGTCCCGGTCGCCGGACTTCGACATCGACGACGCCCTCACGGAGATGCTCACCGGGTTCGGCGCGACGGAACACGACGTGGCGGCGTCGCTTCGGTCTCTCGACTACCCGGCGGACCCGATGCAGTGGGAAGACGAGGACCGAGAGACGCTGGCGCGCGACATCCGCGAACGGACGAAACCCATCGTCCTCGTCGCCAACAAAGCCGATATCGCCCCCGACGAGAACGTCGAACGACTCCGCGACACGGGAAAGCCGGTGATTCCGACCACCGCCGACGGAGAACTCGCCCTCCGGACGGGCGCGGAGGCGGGCATCGTCGAGTACGACCCCGGCGACGAGGAGTTCGAGATAGTGGGCGACGTCTCCGACGCCCAAGCGAAGGGGTTAGAGAAGATTCGCGACGTGATGGCGGAGTACGGCGGGACGGGCGTCCAGCAGTCGATAAACACCGCCGTCTACGACGTTCTCGACGTGTTGACGGCCTACCCCGTTCAAAACGAGACGCGGTGGACCGACGGGACGGGCGAGATGCTCCCGGACGCGTTTCTCCTCCCGCAGGGGTCGACGCCGAGAGATCTGGCGTACGCCGTCCACTCGGATATCGGCGACGGCTACCTCCACGCGGTGGACGCGCGGTCGAACCGCCGTATCGCCGAGGAGTACGAACTCGACGAGGGAGACGTCATCAAAATCGTGAGTACGGCGTCGTAG
- a CDS encoding SOS response-associated peptidase, whose product MCGRYSLFTPTDELASRFDAEPAQSFERRYNCAPGQELPVITDDAPGEFRLQKWGLVPEWADDRSVGRNLINARAETVRDKPSFREAFERRRCLVVADGFYEWAVRDGEKRPYRVAFEDDRPFAMAGLWERWRPDGTQTGLNQFSAGGRPDAEPDVLETFTVITTEPNDVVADLHDRMAVVLAPDEESTWLDGDSDEAASLLDTHPGSEMHAYPVSTRVNDPTNDGPDLVEPLEG is encoded by the coding sequence ATGTGCGGCCGGTACAGTCTGTTCACACCGACGGACGAACTCGCGTCGAGATTCGACGCCGAACCGGCGCAGTCGTTCGAACGGCGGTACAACTGCGCGCCCGGGCAGGAACTCCCGGTGATCACCGACGACGCGCCCGGAGAGTTTCGCCTCCAAAAGTGGGGGCTGGTCCCGGAGTGGGCCGACGACAGATCGGTGGGACGCAATCTCATCAACGCGCGCGCGGAGACGGTGCGAGACAAACCCAGCTTTCGGGAGGCGTTCGAGCGTCGGCGCTGTCTCGTCGTCGCCGACGGGTTCTACGAGTGGGCCGTCCGCGACGGGGAGAAACGGCCGTACCGGGTCGCGTTCGAGGACGACCGCCCGTTCGCGATGGCCGGTCTCTGGGAACGCTGGCGACCCGACGGGACTCAGACCGGACTGAATCAGTTCTCGGCGGGCGGGCGACCCGACGCCGAACCCGACGTACTGGAGACGTTCACCGTGATCACCACCGAACCGAACGACGTGGTGGCGGACCTCCACGACCGGATGGCGGTCGTCTTAGCCCCAGACGAGGAATCGACGTGGCTCGACGGCGACTCGGACGAGGCGGCGTCTCTTCTCGATACGCACCCCGGCAGCGAGATGCACGCGTACCCCGTCTCCACCCGCGTGAACGACCCGACCAACGACGGGCCGGACCTCGTAGAACCGCTCGAAGGATAG